The sequence below is a genomic window from Cyanobacteriota bacterium.
CTGAAAAGCGCTTAGGTTCGTTGCTAATACTCGGTGCTTGTTGATGGAAATAAGCAGGTAACACTGTTCAGTCCACATCCTACGTCCGTGGTTATGGTAGATATTTCTTCGGTTTCTGAAGCTGAACTTCGCGATCGCCGCGCACAGCTACGAAGGCGGCGGCAGATCAAAAGCTTTCAAAGCATTTGGCGATTGTTTGCAATTACAGGGGCTGCCGTTGGTATGGGTTGGGTAATGACCCATACTGATTGGGTTATCTACAAGCCTGAACAAATTCAGGTAAACGGCAACCAGCGTCTCTCTGCTACTACTGTGCGTTCTATTTTGGCGCTGTCTTATCCACAGTCAATCCTAGCGTTGGATCCTAAAGCCTTGACCGATCAACTGGAAACCAGTGCTCATATCTCTCGCGCAATTGTCGTCCGGACACTCTTTCCACCCCGATTAGTTGTGCACATTACTGAGCGCCATCCAGTCGCGATCGTATCACCCAAGCCCATCAGCATTCAACAGTTGACACAAGCTCAACAGCGCTCAAGCCTGCCCCCTTCAATTGGTCTCATCGATGACCAAGGGAATTTCATGCCCCTACGGGATTATTCGCTAAGTCAGCAAACCCTAGAGGGTTTAGATTTACAAGTTATTGGCATGGATCCAAGCCAATACCCCGATTGGAAGTTTCTATATCCCCTAATTCGAGACAGCATAGTGCCCATTTCAGAACTTGATTGGCAAAATCCTGCTAATTTAGTGCTGAAGACTAGCCTAGGAACTGTGTATATCGGTTCCTATGGAGATAGGTTCCCAACCCAGTTGCAAGCCTTGGCACAGATGCGTCAGATTGTTAATCGTGTTAAGCCTAGTCAGATTGCTTATATCGATCTTCGCGATCCAACGTCCCCTACCTTAGAGTTACGGCGATAGTTGCAACCCTTGACCGATCGCAAATCATCCACGACTATAGTTTTCAAGCGAATCCTTAGCAGATTACGCCTGAAAATGCTAAAGTTTCAAGACTACTTTTTGGCAAATACGGTTACTTTTAAGCAAGTGCGGTTACAATGTGCGACATCTTTGGTTGATAGCTTGGTGATGGGCAGTTAGTTAAAGTTAACTAATGTTGCTGCTTGCTTGCCGAGCACTGGCCATATGACTGTCCAAGATTGGTAAATCATACTTTTCATCAAATCTCGGAAAGTCAC
It includes:
- a CDS encoding FtsQ-type POTRA domain-containing protein is translated as MVDISSVSEAELRDRRAQLRRRRQIKSFQSIWRLFAITGAAVGMGWVMTHTDWVIYKPEQIQVNGNQRLSATTVRSILALSYPQSILALDPKALTDQLETSAHISRAIVVRTLFPPRLVVHITERHPVAIVSPKPISIQQLTQAQQRSSLPPSIGLIDDQGNFMPLRDYSLSQQTLEGLDLQVIGMDPSQYPDWKFLYPLIRDSIVPISELDWQNPANLVLKTSLGTVYIGSYGDRFPTQLQALAQMRQIVNRVKPSQIAYIDLRDPTSPTLELRR